A genomic region of Stigmatopora nigra isolate UIUO_SnigA chromosome 16, RoL_Snig_1.1, whole genome shotgun sequence contains the following coding sequences:
- the abca4a gene encoding retinal-specific phospholipid-transporting ATPase ABCA4a isoform X1 translates to MGARTQVRLLLWKNWTVRRRQRVRFFMEIMWPIFLFLGLVWLRRVNPLYRQHECHFPNKAMPSAGVLPWIQGIFCNANNPCFQYPTRGESPGLVSNYNNSIFARFYMDAQELLFSDPKLLPLGRFWHEVRAMSQLMDTLRTRADKVSGRGIQVEAILKDDETLTSYLLRDVPLTESVVNHLVSSQIRPEQFAFGVPNMRLKDIACSLNLLEQFLIFPSRGALLDVRNAMCILTAERLQIIEDKFYSNVDFFKLFRVLPQILDRNSEGIDIHFWVQVVSAASGKLQELFQRSSTQDLFQVMTPLFQSEPSFKQVMTAASSLICGYTGGGFSRVASFNWYEDNNYKAFLGINSGRRKSHRNYDNSTTPFCNDLMSELESNPTTRIVWNSLKPMLMGKILYAPDSPAVRMIIRNANSTFEELERLKTMGKAWEEVAPQIWAFFQDGVQVKMIRDTFRNPSVMDFIDRSLGEALFSTKHILNFLHNGPPKDRLDSMPDFDWRDVFNLTDRVIQMLNKYGDCVILDKFVALPNEDMVTFRALDLLEDSEFWAGLIFSNMHPWSAKVPPHVKFKIRMDIDSVERTNKVKDRYWDPGPRADPLDDLRYIWGGFAYLQDIIEHGIIRTQTGKEWPLGVYLQQMPYPCYVDDLFMLTLNRCFPIFMVLAWVYSVSMTVKSIVLEKELRLKETLKVMGVSNGVIWSTWFIDSFLMMGTSTALLTVIIMGGRVLNYSNPFILFLFLLIFTTATIMQCFLLSVFFNQANLAAACCGIIYFALYLPHIFCFAWQDRITKDMKILVSLLSQVAFGFGTEYLSRYEEQGQGLQWDNIQTSPLEGDEFSFLTSICMMSLDTVLYAVLAWYLDNIFPGQYGIGRPLYFPLMPCYWFNTVTPASDNNKYEGSKKGYDNLTFKNQGESQKKEDQEIQEKNRNEQRDHKQDGEGPDNQETNGQDFFEPEPADLVQGVCIQNLVKVFNSSSRPAVNGLTLSFYENQITAFLGHNGAGKTTTMSILTGMFPPTSGTASIYGKDIRTDMDAIRLSLGMCPQHNILFHYMTVAEHILFHSLLKGRPIAEAEEEVESMLQDLGLPHKRNELTQNLSGGMQRKLSVALAFVGGAKVVILDEPTSGVDPYSRRSIWDLLLKYRTGCTVIMSTHHMDEADLLSDRVAIISQGRLYCCGSPIFLKNCFGAGFYLTLVRRMKYSNAKSTDLKTVCDGDVCTETSSCKCAKCLKFEANQEEGQTTHRQMDGNTDRITALVHHHVPQARLIEAIGQEMTYLLPSHDFQPRAYASLFRELEETLEDIGLSSFGVSDTSLEEIFLKVTADGYASNKKCIPDNKSMQQISRASLCGFNRVSIAMEPPEDSDDPSVTRPCDAQEGNAGRGSYQVRGLCLAFKQFFALLIKRLHHTTRSCKDFFAQIVLPASFVFLALTFTLIVPPFGEYPSVTLSPWMYGRQYTFFSNERPLDAQMRHFGEVLLDRPGFGTRCMADEPLEDFPCNNITTEWERLLVNPSVVELLFSPEWNSIRPSPDCQCSTDRKLTMLPTCPEGAGGLPPLQRIQSTGDVLLDLTDRNISDYLVKTYPSLIRTSLKSKYWVNEQRYGGISAGGQLPILELQPKFIQDSAVQLGHMFNVTGGDHCKQTLREIGTFLRYMETQNNVKVWYNNKGWHAMVSFMNVANNAILRANLPKGSKLDQYGITVINHPLNLTKEQLSEITVLNTSVDAVVAICVIFAMSFVPASFVLYLIQERVTQAKHLQFVSGVSPVIYWMANFFWDMVNYSISALMVVQIFIFFDKKCYTSKTNLQPLIALLMLYGWSVTPMMYPMSYMFSVPSTAYVSLSSINLFIGINSSAITFILDLFEGTTALYRFNQLLKTVLLIFPHYCLGRGLIDMAINQAVTDVFTRFGEDHSPDPYNWDFIGKNLFCMAVEGFVYFTLNIFCQYRFFLDHWIPDGSKPCNRDEDVDVAEERERIYKSGKTSDILHVCNLSKIYTGTLTPAVDQICIGVSPGECFGLLGVNGAGKTTTFKMLTGDIDVTTGDASIAGHSILTNILDVHQNMGYCPQFDAIDELLTGREHLHLYARLRGVPEAEISQIAEWAIQKLGLSEYAGQSAGTYSGGNRRKLSTAIAMIGCPALVLLDEPTTGMDPLSKRFLWSSIVSVIRDRRAVVLTSHSMEECEALCTRLAIMVNGSFKCLGTIQQLKYKFGDGYVVTMKIRASKSGGTPDLNPAEAFMENTFPGCIQREKHYNTLQYKIASSSLARIFQMVLANKDKLNIEDYSVSQTTLDQVFVNFAKQQSREDDAIVLHPKAAGAQQGDHGSPVRRIRR, encoded by the exons ATGGGGGCCAGAACGCAGGTCAGACTCCTGCTGTGGAAGAACTGGACCGTCCGCAGGAGGCAAAGG GTACGTTTCTTCATGGAAATTATGTGGCCTATTTTCTTGTTCTTGGGGCTTGTGTGGCTTCGAAGAGTGAATCCTCTTTACCGACAGCACGAAT gccacttccccaacaaggcCATGCCTTCAGCAGGGGTCTTACCATGGATCCAAGGAATCTTCTGTAATGCCAACAATCCTTGTTTCCAGTATCCCACCCGTGGTGAATCACCTGGTTTGGTGTCAAACTACAACAACTCAAT ATTCGCTCGTTTCTATATGGATGCCCAGGAGCTGCTTTTCAGTGATCCCAAGCTTCTACCCTTGGGTCGATTTTGGCATGAAGTGAGAGCCATGAGTCAACTCATGGACACATTGCGTACCCGTGCTGATAAAGTCTCAG GTCGAGGAATACAAGTGGAGGCTATCCTTAAAGATGATGAAACCTTAACATCATACCTTTTGAGAGATGTTCCATTAACTGAATCCGTGGTTAATCACCTTGTCAGTTCCCAAATCAGGCCTGAACAG TTTGCCTTTGGGGTTCCAAACATGCGTTTAAAGGACATTGCCTGCAGTTTGAACCTCTTGGAGCAATTTCTCATTTTCCCAAGTCGTGGGGCTCTTCTTGATGTCCGCAACGCCATGTGTATCCTCACCGCTGAGAGGTTACAGATCATCGAGGACAAGTTCTATAGTAACGTGGACTTCTTCAAGCTTTTTCGAGTG CTTCCTCAAATTTTGGACCGCAATTCAGAAGGCATCGACATTCACTTTTGGGTTCAGGTGGTGTCTGCCGCCTCTGGAAAACTACAAGAG TTGTTCCAGAGAAGCAGCACCCAGGACCTCTTCCAAGTCATGACTCCTCTCTTCCAAAGCGAACCATCCTTCAAGCAGGTAATGACTGCTGCTTCCAGCCTCATTTGCGGCTACACTGGAGGGGGCTTCTCCAGAGTGGCATCCTTCAACTGGTACGAGGACAACAACTACAAAGCATTTCTTGGCATAAACTCTGGCAGAAGAAAGAGCCACCGCAATTATGACAACAGCACTA CTCCTTTTTGCAACGATTTGATGAGCGAATTGGAATCCAACCCCACCACAAGGATTGTGTGGAATTCCCTTAAACCAATGTTGATGGGAAAGATCTTATACGCACCTGACTCACCTGCTGTCAGAATGATCATTAGAAAT GCTAACAGTACTTTTGAAGAACTGGAAAGGCTAAAAACCATGGGAAAGGCATGGGAAGAAGTGGCTCCACAGATTTGGGCCTTTTTCCAAGATGGTGTGCAAGTCAAAATGATACGG gatacaTTCCGAAATCCATCAGTAATGGACTTCATTGACCGTAGTCTTGGCGAGGCTCTGTTCTCCACCAAACACATTCTCAACTTCTTGCACAATGGTCCGCCAAAAGACCGCCTTGACAGTATGCCTGATTTTGATTGGCGGGATGTTTTCAACCTCACTGACCGTGTCATTCAGATGCTCAATAAGTATGGAGAT TGTGTTATCCTAGATAAATTTGTGGCTTTGCCAAATGAGGACATGGTAACTTTCCGGGCCTTGGACTTACTGGAGGACAGCGAATTTTGGGCGGGTCTTATCTTTTCCAACATGCATCCTTGGAGCGCCAAAGTCCCGCCTCATGTGAAGTTTAAGATTCGCATGGATATTGATTCTGTGGAACGTACCAATAAAGTCAAAGACAG GTATTGGGATCCTGGACCCAGGGCGGATCCTCTGGATGACCTGCGCTACATTTGGGGAGGTTTCGCTTATCTTCAGGACATCATAGAACACGGGATAATTCGGACACAGACGGGGAAAGAGTGGCCATTGGGTGTTTACCTGCAACAGATGCCCTACCCCTGTTATGTGGATGATCT attcatgctcacactgaACCGCTGCTTTCCCATCTTCATGGTTCTGGCCTGGGTCTATTCTGTGTCCATGACAGTCAAAAGTATTGTTCTGGAAAAGGAACTCCGTCTTAAGGAGACCCTTAAAGTGATGGGAGTTTCAAATGGTGTCATCTGGTCCACTTGGTTTATTGATAGCTTCCTCATGATGGGTACTAGTACTGCTCTCCTTACAGTCATCATTATG GGAGGAAGGGTACTGAACTACAGCAACcccttcatcctcttcctctttctgCTCATCTTCACCACAGCCACAATCATGCAATGCTTCCTCCTTAGTGTCTTTTTCAACCAGGCCAACTTGGCAGCAGCCTGCTGTGGTATCATTTATTTTGCACTCTATCTTCCACACATTTTCTGCTTTGCGTGGCAAGATCGCATCACCAAAGACATGAAGATCCTAGTG AGTTTGTTATCCCAAGTGGCCTTTGGCTTTGGGACTGAATATCTGTCCCGTTATGAGGAGCAAGGTCAGGGTCTTCAGTGGGATAACATACAGACCAGTCCTCTGGAGGGAGACGAGTTCTCATTCCTCACTTCTATCTGCATGATGAGCCTGGATACTGTGCTTTATGCTGTGCTTGCCTGGTACCTTGACAACATCTTTCCTG GCCAGTATGGAATTGGCAGACCACTTTACTTCCCCTTAATGCCATGTTATTGGTTCAACACTGTCACTCCAGCTTCAG ACAACAATAAATATGAGGGGTCTAAAAAAGGATATGATAATCTAACATTCAAGAATCAAGGGGAGTCACAGAAAAAAGAGGATCAGGAAatccaggaaaaaaatagaaatgaacaGAGGGACCACAAGCAAGATGGAGAGGGTCCAGACAACCAGGAGACGAATG GCCAGGACTTTTTTGAGCCAGAACCTGCTGACCTGGTTCAAGGTGTTTGCATCCAAAACCTGGTCAAAGTCTTCAATAGCAGCTCCAGACCTGCTGTAAACGGCCTCACCCTCAGCTTCTACGAGAACCAAATTACAGCCTTTCTAGGCCATAATGGGGCTGGAAAGACCACCACTAT GTCCATCCTGACTGGTATGTTCCCGCCCACCTCAGGCACAGCTTCCATTTACGGAAAAGACATCCGCACGGATATGGACGCCATTCGTCTGTCTCTTGGAATGTGCCCGCAGCATAACATTCTTTTCCATTA TATGACTGTGGCCGAGCATATTCTATTCCACTCATTGCTCAAAGGCCGTCCAATCGCTGAAGCCGAGGAGGAGGTTGAAAGCATGCTACAAGATCTCGGTCTACCACACAAACGAAATGAACTAACTCAAAATCTCTCAG GAGGTATGCAGAGGAAATTATCAGTCGCATTGGCATTTGTTGGGGGTGCAAAGGTCGTGATCCTGGATGAACCCACTTCAGGGGTGGACCCTTATTCCAGACGCTCCATATGGGATTTGTTACTCAAATACCGCACAG GTTGTACAGTGATTATGTCTACCCACCACATGGATGAGGCGGACCTGTTAAGTGACCGAGTCGCTATCATCTCGCAAGGGCGTCTTTATTGCTGCGGCTCTCCAATATTTCTCAAAAATTGCTTTGGTGCTGGCTTCTACCTCACTCTTGTCCGAAGAATGAAATACAGCAATGCAAAGTCGACTGACCTTAAAACTGTATGT GATGGTGATGTCTGTACAGAAACCTCCTCCTGTAAGTGCGCCAAGTGTTTGAAGTTTGAAGCTAACCAAGAAGAAGGGCAGACTACACACAGACAAATGGATG GAAACACTGATCGTATCACAGCCCTGGTGCATCACCATGTGCCGCAGGCTCGTCTAATTGAGGCCATTGGTCAAGAAATGACATATCTGCTTCCTAGTCATGACTTCCAACCAAGAGCCTATGCCAGCCTTTTCAGGGAATTGGAGGAAACCCTGGAGGACATCGGCCTCAGTAGTTTTGGCGTTTCTGACACGTCATTGGAAGAG ATTTTCCTTAAGGTGACTGCCGATGGATATGCAAGCAACAAGAAATGCATTCCAG ACAATAAATCAATGCAGCAAATTTCTCGAGCTAGTCTCTGTGGATTCAACAGAGTCTCAATTGCTATGGAGCCACCTGAAG ACTCAGACGACCCTTCGGTGACCCGCCCGTGTGATGCTCAAGAAGGTAACGCGGGCCGAGGGTCCTATCAGGTCCGAGGTCTGTGTCTGGCCTTCAAACAGTTCTTTGCACTATTAATCAAGAGGTTGCACCACACCACCCGCTCTTGCAAAGACTTCTTTGCTCAG ATTGTTTTACCAGCCAGCTTTGTTTTCTTGGCACTTACATTCACTCTGATCGTGCCCCCATTTGGGGAGTATCCAAGTGTAACTTTAAGTCCTTGGATGTATGGCCGGCAGTACACTTTCTTCAG TAATGAACGTCCTTTGGATGCCCAAATGAGACATTTTGGTGAAGTGTTGCTGGACAGGCCAGGTTTTGGGACACGCTGCATGGCGGATGAACCACTGGA AGATTTCCCCTGCAACAACATTACCACTGAGTGGGAGAGGCTCCTGGTTAACCCCTCGGTGGTTGAACTCTTGTTTAGCCCTGAGTGGAACTCCATCAGACCATCTCCAGACTGTCAGTGCAGTACAGACAGAAAGCTCACCATGCTTCCCACATGCCCCGAAGGGGCCGGGGGTCTTCCACCTCTACAG AGAATTCAGTCAACTGGAGATGTTCTACTAGATCTGACAGATAGGAACATCTCAGACTACCTGGTGAAAACGTACCCAAGTCTCATTAGAACAAg ctTGAAAAGCAAATATTGGGTAAATGAACAAAG GTATGGAGGAATATCAGCTGGTGGACAGCTCCCTATTCTAGAGCTGCAACCAAAGTTCATCCAGGATTCAGCAGTTCAATTGGGACACATGTTTAATGTTACCGGG GGTGACCACTGTAAACAAACACTGCGGGAAATAGGCACGTTTCTGAGGTATATGGAGACGCAAAATAATGTCAAG GTTTGGTATAACAACAAAGGCTGGCATGCCATGGTGTCGTTTATGAATGTGGCTAATAATGCCATCCTGCGTGCAAACCTCCCAAAAGGATCTAAACTAGATCAGTATGGAATCACAGTCATCAATCATCCCCTGAACCTCACCAAAGAGCAATTGTCGGAAATCACTGT TTTGAACACATCTGTGGATGCCGTAGTAGCCATCTGCGTCATCTTCGCCATGTCTTTCGTCCCGGCTAGCTTTGTCCTCTATCTCATTCAAGAAAGAGTTACTCAAGCCAAACATCTGCAGTTTGTCAGTGGTGTTAGCCCCGTCATTTATTGGATGGCCAACTTTTTCTGGGACATG GTGAATTACTCCATCAGTGCGCTCATGGTGGTGcagattttcatcttttttgatAAAAAGTGTTACACCTCCAAAACCAATCTGCAACCACTTATCGCACTACTCATGCTTTATGG ATGGTCCGTCACCCCCATGATGTACCCAATGTCATACATGTTTAGTGTCCCCAGCACAGCCTATGTGTCTTTATCCAGTATCAACCTCTTTATTGGCATCAATAGTAGTGCCATCACTTTCATCCTGGATCTTTTTGAAGGCACCACG GCTTTGTATAGGTTCAACCAGCTGTTAAAGACAGTGCTGCTCATCTTTCCTCATTACTGCCTGGGTAGAGGCCTCATAGATATGGCCATCAATCAGGCTGTGACTGATGTCTTTACTCGTTTTG GTGAGGATCACAGCCCAGACCCTTACAACTGGGACTTTATTGGAAAGAATCTTTTCTGCATGGCAGTTGAGGGATTTGTATACTTCACCCTCAATATTTTCTGTCAATATCGATTCTTTCTGGATCACTG GATACCAGATGGGTCAAAACCATGTAATCGAGATGAAGATGTGGATGTGGCTGAGGAACGGGAGAGAATTTACAAAAGTGGGAAAACAAGTGATATTTTACATGTTTGCAATCTCTCTAAG ATATACACAGGAACTCTTACTCCTGCAGTGGATCAAATCTGTATTGGTGTATCACCAGGAGAG TGTTTCGGTCTCCTTGGTGTAAATGGCGCTGGGAAGACCACCACTTTCAAGATGTTAACTGGAGACATTGATGTTACCACAGGAGATGCTTCAATTGCTGGTCACAG CATCTTGACCAACATCCTGGACGTCCACCAGAATATGGGCTACTGCCCTCAGTTTGACGCCATTGATGAACTTCTCACAGGAAGAGAACACCTTCACCTCTATGCTCGCCTCCGTGGCGTACCTGAGGCTGAAATCAGCCAG ATTGCCGAGTGGGCCATTCAAAAACTGGGCCTGTCAGAGTATGCAGGTCAAAGCGCTGGAACCTACAGTGGAGGGAACAGAAGGAAACTGTCCACAGCTATTGCCATGATTGGCTGCCCTGCTCTGGTGTTGCTG GATGAACCTACGACAGGGATGGATCCTCTTTCCAAACGCTTCCTCTGGAGCTCCATTGTTAGCGTGATCCGGGATAGACGAGCTGTTGTGCTCACGTCACACAG cATGGAGGAATGTGAGGCATTGTGTACACGGTTGGCCATCATGGTTAATGGATCTTTTAAATGTCTTGGGACAATTCAGCAACTCAAATACAA ATTTGGCGATGGTTATGTGGTTACCATGAAGATAAGGGCCTCCAAATCAGGCGGCACACCTGATTTAAACCCAGCAGAAGCCTTCATGGAAAACACCTTCCCTGGCTGCATCCAGAGAGAAAAACATTACAACACCTTGCAGTACAAAATTGCCTCTTCATCCCTGGCAAGAATCTTTCAGATGGTCCTTGCTAACAAAGACAAGCTTAACATCGAAGACTATTCAGTATCACAAACAACTCTTGATCAG GTGTTTGTAAATTTTGCCAAGCAGCAGTCAAGAGAGGATGACGCCATTGTTTTGCATCCAAAAGCCGCGGGGGCCCAACAAGGTGATCATGGTAGTCCTGTTAGAAGAATCAGAAGATGA